Proteins from a genomic interval of Thunnus maccoyii chromosome 1, fThuMac1.1, whole genome shotgun sequence:
- the cog4 gene encoding conserved oligomeric Golgi complex subunit 4, whose protein sequence is MADNGGPVATKRCDSGSMSSVSMETISALTELEDLEKVYQQLCVEEKEVEAELDRLVGQEGTIHTKMLALQRMGPNLQLIGGDASQLSGMITFTCNLAENVSRKVRQLDLAKTRLYNVIQRADDILDLKFCTDGVQTALRNEDYEQAAAHIHRYLSLDQSVIELSRQGEESSAVDASLIMLQEAEQKLKVIVAEKLDEAVAAVDLAQVERFFKIFPLLGLHQQGLARFGQYLCTQLASKAEENLLLATGGDLGEKRAPLVFADTLTLLLEGIARVVETHQPIVETYYGPGHLYTLITHLQQECDRQAQKIVDKFIQQRGYHNKFQIVQNSMMKSVPGERIEPRELDPVLSEVTLMNARAELYLRFLRRRMMADFEVGDAQSITQEHQQNVEKLLKHCLLSTTMQELIGYYIPMEEYYMRESVNKAVTMDAYEKGQLTSSMVDDCFYIVKKCISRALSSSSIDCLCAMINHANSVLESDFREVLYNKLRQGFPATTLQDIQRGVSSAVSLMQSSLQQGKFNTLGIESAEHAKAAFLVTLNNVEVCSENITTLKRNLENDCSKLFSQGAGPGEQAKIESCLSDLVNTSTKFKDLLQEGLTELNTTAIKPQVKPWISCFLSISHNIEEEEFNDYEANDPWVQQLIVNLEQLMGEFKTALSPVIYDTLTSLMTSLISIEMEKTVLKCSFSRLGGLQFDKELRSLVAYLTTVTTWTIRDKFARLTQMATILNLERVTEILDYWGPNSGPLTWRLTPAEVRQVLALRVDFRSEDIKRLRL, encoded by the exons aAAGAAGTGGAGGCTGAGCTGGACAGACTGGTGGGACAAGAGGGGACCATTCACACGAAGATGCTGGCACTACAGAGGATGGG GCCCAACCTACAGCTGATTGGAGGAGATGCCAGTCAGCTGTCAGGTATGATCACATTTACCTGCAACCTGGCTGAGAACGTCAGCCGCAAAGTCAGACAGCTGGACCTGGcaaag ACACGGCTGTATAACGTCATCCAGCGTGCTGATGATATCCTTGACCTGAAGTTCTGCACAGACGGCGTGCAGACAGCCCTGCGTAATGAAGATTACGAACAAGCTGCTGCCCACATCCATCGATACCTTTCTCTGGACCAGTCGGTTATTGAGCTGAGCAGGCAGGGAGAAGAAA GCAGTGCCGTGGACGCCAGTCTGATAATGCTGCAGGAGGCAGAGCAGAAACTGAAGGTCATCGTAGCTGAGAAGCTGGATGAAGCTGTAGCAGCAGTTGATCTAGCGCAGGTGGAGAGGTTCTTTAAGATCTTCCCTCTGTTGGGCCTCCACCAGCAGGGCCTCGCCCGCTTTGGACAATATCTCTGCACTCAG CTTGCCTCCAAAGCTGAAGAGAACCTGCTCTTAGCTACAGGAGGAGATCTGGGCGAGAAGAGAGCACCACTGGTGTTTGCTGACACTCTGACACTTTTACTAGAAG GCATCGCTCGTGTTGTTGAGACTCATCAGCCTATTGTGGAGACGTATTACGGTCCGGGCCATCTGTACACGCTCATCACTCACCTGCAGCAGGAATGTGACCGACAGGCGCAGAAAATAGTTGATAAGTTCATCCAGCAGAGAGGATACCACAACAAG TTTCAGATTGTCCAGAATAGCATGATGAAGAGCGTGCCAGGGGAGAGGATCGAGCCCag GGAACTGGACCCTGTACTGTCAGAAGTCACCCTGATGAATGCGAGGGCGGAGCTCTACCTGCGCTTTTTACGTCGTCGCATGATGGCCGACTTTGAAGTCGGGGATGCTCAAAGCATCACACAGG AGCATCAGCAGAATGTGGAGAAGCTACTGAAACACTGTTTGCTGAGCACGACGATGCAGGAGCTGATTGGCTACTACATTCCAATGGAAGAGTACTACATGAGAGAGTCTGTTAACAAG GCTGTTACTATGGATGCATACGAAAAGGGTCAGCTGACCTCCAGCATGGTGGACGACTGTTTCTACATCGTAAAGAAGTGCATCAGTAGAGCTTTATCCAGCTCCAGCATCGACTGTCTGTGTGCTATGATCAACCACGCTAACTCTGTGCTGGAGTCCGACTTCAG GGAGGTGTTGTATAATAAGCTCCGGCAGGGCTTCCCCGCTACGACGCTTCAGGACATCCAGCGTGGCGTCAGCAGTGCAGTCAGTCTGATGCAGAGCAGCTTACAGCAGGGCAAGTTCAACACACTGGGCATTGAGAGTGCTGAGCACGCCAAGGCTGCTTTTCTG GTGACTCTGAATAATGTTGAGGTGTGTAGTGAGAATATCACAACTCTGAAGAGGAATCTGGAG AATGACTGTTCCAAGTTGTTCAGTCAGGGTGCCGGTCCTGGCGAACAAGCCAAGATTGAAAGCTGTCTGTCCGACCTCGTCAACACATCCACCAAGTTCAAGGATCTTTTACAG GAGGGCCTGACTGAGTTAAACACAACAGCCATAAAGCCTCAAGTCAAACCCTGGATCAGCTGCTTCCTGTCCATCTCACACAACATAGAGGAG GAGGAGTTCAATGATTATGAAGCGAATGACCCCTGGGTGCAGCAGCTCATCGTTAACTTGGAGCAGCTCATGGGGGAGTTCAAG ACGGCCCTCTCCCCTGTCATCTATGACACCCTGACCAGCCTGATGACCAGCTTGATATCTATTGAGATGGAGAAGACGGTCCTCAAGTGCTCGTTCAGCAGG CTGGGAGGGCTGCAGTTCGATAAAGAGCTTCGGTCTCTTGTGGCATACCTCACCACTGTGACCACCTGGACCATTAGGGATAAGTTTGCTCGTCTCACACAAATGGCCACAATCCTCAACCTGGAGCGG GTAACTGAGATCTTGGATTACTGGGGCCCAAACTCTGGCCCCCTGACGTGGCGGCTGACCCCGGCGGAGGTGCGTCAGGTTCTGGCCCTGCGTGTCGACTTCAGAAGTGAGGATATCAAGAGGCTGCGACTGTAA